A window of the Microtus pennsylvanicus isolate mMicPen1 chromosome 4, mMicPen1.hap1, whole genome shotgun sequence genome harbors these coding sequences:
- the Haus1 gene encoding HAUS augmin-like complex subunit 1 isoform X2, with product MASPEERESQVAAWLKKIFGDHPIPQYEVNPRTTEILYHLSERNRVRDRDICLVIEDLKQKANEYESEAKHLQDFLMESVNFSPATLSNTGSRFLNALVDSAIALETKDTSLARDLKKAELHLSAERTKVDSRLENMDFLKAKAAEFRFGIKAAQEQLLARGMDMSLSHRSLVALSEKLMELKQQTLPLKKKLESYLDLMPNPSLAQVKIEEAKRELDAIEAELTKKVDMMEL from the exons ATGGCGTCGCCGGAGGAGAGAGAATCGCAG GTTGCGGCGTGGTTGAAAAAGATATTCGGAGACCATCCCATTCCACAGTATGAGGTGAATCCACGGACGACAGAAATTTTGTATCACCTTTCCGAACGCAACAGGGTCCGAGACAGGGACATCTGCCTGGTAATAGAggatttaaaacagaaagcaaatgagtATGAGTCAGAAG cCAAACATCTTCAGGACTTTCTCATGGAGAGTGTGAATTTCTCCCCTGCCACTCTGTCTAACACTGGTTCCAGGTTTCTAAATGCATTGGTTGACAGTGCAATAGCCTTGGAAACAAAAGATACTTCACTAGCAAG AGATCTCAAGAAGGCAGAGCTGCATCTGTCTGCAGAGAGGACCAAAGTCGACAGTCGTCTTGAGAACATGGACTTCCTGAAAGCAAAAGCAGCGGAGTTCAGGTTTGGAATCAAAGCTGCACAG GAGCAGCTCTTAGCCAGAGGCATGGATATGTCTCTGTCCCATCGGTCACTAGTGGCACTTTCAGAG AAACTCATGGAACTAAAACAGCAGACTTTACCCCTGAAGAAGAAATTGGAGTCCTATTTAGATTTAATGCCG aatcCATCTCTTGCTCAAGTGAAAATtgaagaggcaaagagagaatta GATGCCATCGAAGCTGAACTTACAAAGAAAGTAGACATGATGGAACTGTGA
- the Haus1 gene encoding HAUS augmin-like complex subunit 1 isoform X1: MASPEERESQVAAWLKKIFGDHPIPQYEVNPRTTEILYHLSERNRVRDRDICLVIEDLKQKANEYESEAKHLQDFLMESVNFSPATLSNTGSRFLNALVDSAIALETKDTSLASFIPTVNDLTSDLFHTKSKSEEINLELGKLGKNLTATLVLEKCLREDLKKAELHLSAERTKVDSRLENMDFLKAKAAEFRFGIKAAQEQLLARGMDMSLSHRSLVALSEKLMELKQQTLPLKKKLESYLDLMPNPSLAQVKIEEAKRELDAIEAELTKKVDMMEL, from the exons ATGGCGTCGCCGGAGGAGAGAGAATCGCAG GTTGCGGCGTGGTTGAAAAAGATATTCGGAGACCATCCCATTCCACAGTATGAGGTGAATCCACGGACGACAGAAATTTTGTATCACCTTTCCGAACGCAACAGGGTCCGAGACAGGGACATCTGCCTGGTAATAGAggatttaaaacagaaagcaaatgagtATGAGTCAGAAG cCAAACATCTTCAGGACTTTCTCATGGAGAGTGTGAATTTCTCCCCTGCCACTCTGTCTAACACTGGTTCCAGGTTTCTAAATGCATTGGTTGACAGTGCAATAGCCTTGGAAACAAAAGATACTTCACTAGCAAG TTTTATTCCTACAGTGAACGATTTGACTTCTGACCTTTTTCATACCAAATCCAAAAGTGAAGAAATTAATCTTGAATTGGGAAAACTTGGAAAAAATCTGACTGCAACATTAGTGTTAGAAAAATGTCTACGAGA AGATCTCAAGAAGGCAGAGCTGCATCTGTCTGCAGAGAGGACCAAAGTCGACAGTCGTCTTGAGAACATGGACTTCCTGAAAGCAAAAGCAGCGGAGTTCAGGTTTGGAATCAAAGCTGCACAG GAGCAGCTCTTAGCCAGAGGCATGGATATGTCTCTGTCCCATCGGTCACTAGTGGCACTTTCAGAG AAACTCATGGAACTAAAACAGCAGACTTTACCCCTGAAGAAGAAATTGGAGTCCTATTTAGATTTAATGCCG aatcCATCTCTTGCTCAAGTGAAAATtgaagaggcaaagagagaatta GATGCCATCGAAGCTGAACTTACAAAGAAAGTAGACATGATGGAACTGTGA